The following DNA comes from Papaver somniferum cultivar HN1 chromosome 4, ASM357369v1, whole genome shotgun sequence.
TTTGATTTAAAtcagaggaactagaaaaatgaaggtgacaagtaattcactaaAAATTAACTTAGAAATGCATAACTATAGTGAGACTAAAAgttagtcatgaatattttggtgctggaaaataacttcttatagagagtaactttgttcttcaaactattaaatttttggcaaaaagtttttatgagcctattgtttttagaCAAGCAAATAGAAAATTGTTGACTCTTGCATTCATGTCGttaacttacatgcttgttttgtAGATGTTGTTTCTACAGtgtatgatttgttatagtcataagtagaaatatatacttcTGTGCAAGTTAAggatgagaatctatgtaaaccaagcatggaaaactgtgtagtttcaacaataaaagaaattatataagttagataagttatcatttatattctgaaaaataactttaaaaaaatttataaaataaaaattgtttacttgattcattcgaatgatttcagaattaatgaaagtgaaatgcacaatactatttgttttgtatgcattagtgattttttgaatttttattctaacttataggatgaaaatgaaattgagaacatgcttaatttgctatttgacatgaaagacttgagtgaagatggtgtatatttttgaaatgaattttttctttctctggatcaatttttatttcaatgaaaacataatttttaaaagagacaaaaatatatatagtctgactataaacaagttttcactcatttggtttagtgctaatgcttttgagattgtgtgtgattgcactagacatgagtatggtagctcagtatgcttctttgctacgtgattgaatatatatatataagtattttttgtagtgggggtgtaatatattgcttccatagtgggggttttatattcagatttaccaatcatagtatggaaaattggtaaaatattgagaaggttatgaggtgtttcaaacacatcatagcctagaaatacactatttaaatggttaccgcaatcctttaaggatgtTGCGAATCTGATTGGATATCCTTTCAGTTGAATCGTTTAAGGGATGGAACGATTCGATCCTCTAATAGATAGAGGAACaaacatattaatccaatgtgatagtaccgcggctattgcatgAATTGAGAATGTAACGACAACTACAAGAGTTGATTTTATGAGAATATGGATTATATAGTGTCTGAAAAGAGTTTTCATtattcctttgacgaaaggattaataagaagatgtgaatacatcttagggatgaggttgatgcccattgatATTGGGTCATCTGTGATATATACCCAacttagaaataggttcaaatggactagacgaagtcataggtgatatggagatgcgagaatcatgtttttgaagaattcatcatcccacggcatgatatcctgaagggagtagaggttgagtttaattttttagattttaatttttaaactcttaatgatgtttatatctctatttagagtggggtactttcaggagtactcttgataaacacacctatgtgaatgtgaaagtgtgggcgctttctatgagaatatgggcagttctctagatcattcattaaactagGATACAAGCACATGGCCGTAACGTgatggctttagactttacactagtataaTCGTGTGTGTTAAGCAATctttttatctcctagagttcaagacttatgttcactctatggtcagattttaagagagcctattgatactacgtaaaggttcaagtcgcaAGACACCTTTGCTTGTGCACAACTCTGTAcattcttgctcaatgttttgaaaaatataagtgggggattgttgggattatatgttttaaaaacattattaatttccaataaactagtgtctcatttaaatggttttattgtgacatttattcttcctttaaagaataaattaatttcgtttttaatgtcaaaaaCCGTTTTTTGTTGAATTGGTTAATGATGCTAATTACCAACTTATTAATGAATTTCATTTAATCTTATTTAATTCTTTAACTATTAtaaatcagattttgatgaaaagaattgagagagtagttgaaacatttttagtgagagagtttttcttttatgttttggtgttaaaaagaacttggagagttgttgaaatcctttttgttgtgagagagtttttcttttatgacttGGATTTACAAAAAgatttttagagaaagaaaaataagtgtgtgaacatctcttattttataaatgagtttctgagcaagaatgaagtgtagaaattttacatcctctcaccgtgcaagagcgattgtgtaagagattaatCTCGGCTGCTTTATCCAggggacgacgcgccattgaagaactgcttgcacaatcttgggcagaaccgcgaaacgtcttaaagatagcgacctagtccgcgactcagccataacgttgtttgtttcgtgtttgattttatttgttgtgcagacataattcggcaattgttccaacaggTTATGACGACAAGATAGATAATTACAAGTTGGTAAAACTTGTAAACATGACTGAAGGAATGGATAGTTTAGTCAGTATTTATACGCTGGgatcaaattcctggaaatgtaTTCAAACCATCACTTATAAGTTTACTTTTCATAGAGggtctggagagattatcaaagGAGGTCTTCATTGGTTAGTCAAAACCATTACCAACTCCACGTCTATAGTCTCCTTCGATATCAACCACGAGAGATTTGAAGAACTGCAACCACCACTACTGGGAGGGAAGGAATTGCTCACTTCAATAGGAAAGTGGGAAGAGTCTGTGTATATTAGCTAATTCCGGTAACTCTCAATTTGATGTATGGGTGATGCAGGAGTTCGGAGTTCATGAATCTTGGTGAAAACTTTCTTCCATTACCCTGAGATTTGTTGCGGGGGATTCCTTTTTTAGGCTCTTGTGGCCTATTAAAAACGGAAGGATTTTACTTGCGTATCGCGGTGATTTGATTCTATATGACGCGAAGGGAGAAACATATCAATGTCTTCGAAAGCTGGTGAGGAATGTAGAAAATTATGTCGAAAGCCTTGTTTCCCTCAGCTCCAGTACTTATGTATTTGATTTGGAGGCTTTAAATTGAAACGTAAAGAAAAAATCGCCTTTGTCGGATTTCTTTGTTATGTTCTATCTTGCAAACCTTTTGGTATATAATAAGGATCGCGTTTTTTATCCAGTCTCTAGAGCAATACAATCTCACATATAGAATTTCGATTTTCTTGTCCTCTTTTTTGTAAGATTCTTGTAAACAATCAATCTTTTTTGTATTTGATtctagggaaatataagaatccTTATCAGTGAAGtatttttctctttgtgtttGCAGTCCAGTCCCTTAGGATTATCGGTCAAAATTTAATCAGAACCCATATGAAACATCTTTACTGTTAGTACTTCTTATTCCAGCTATCTTTCATTCTCATATGTGTGAGTCGGTAGGTGAGGTGATAAGATAGTCCTTTGTTTCCGGCATGCATCAACGAGAGAATCACCAAACAAAAAAGACGTGTAACAAAAACACTGAGATTGCTTTCATCcaattgaatagatttaaaaaccaaAACCAACCTGTTTGAGCATACTAATAATTGCGGGCATTGCCTATTCATCGTAAACAAAGATCTTCAAGAAATAAATAAATCGTAGTGCTTGATTTTTAAAGAGCGATCGAACTGACCACCCAACCCTAGACCGGATACAGGTAATAGGACAGACTGAACCAAATGAAAGCACAATAACCATCCCAGGTCGGATTAACGACATCTCTAACCTCTTCTTCATCCTCCCGTATGCACTGCGCTGAGTTCTCTAACTtaagaaaaaaccctaatttctttctCTCTCCACACACTACAGGAAACTAGAAATAGAGAAGCAAATATTTCCTGCCTTCCAGAAGAGTCTACACTGAAATCTTCATAAGGGTACCAGTGAAATCCACATTTGCATGTAAGTGTGTGTGTAAAAGTTGGCTAGATCTAATTTCTACTCCTAAGATTATTAAAATGTTCAGATGAGATTAACTGGTCTTATGTATTGCACTCCGTAAGTTATAATTCATTGTCAGAAGCAGCATGACGAATGAATTTCAAGATAGTGTTGTCTGAATGGATTTCCCATTCAAATCTGCAGGTCCAGGTTATCATGTTCATGCAACAATGGTTTGGTTTGCTTACAAGTTTCCCATGGTCTTACCATATTCTTGTGTCTTTAGAACCCCGCCACCAGTGAGTACAAGAACTTCCTGAACCACCGAGTGAAGATTTGGACGGCAGAACGTCCGTCCATGCATCTGTTAGACTTGTTTTCCATCTATACATTAGGCTATGATTAAAATATAGATTATTACAAGTTGGTGAAAGTGTTTACTAAAGGAGGGGATAGTTTAATCTATCCCGTATAAGTTCACTACTGGTACGGGTCTGGGAATATTGTTAGTGGAGATCTTCTTTGGTTAGTTAAAACCGTTACCAACTCCAAggctatatctttttttttttaatcagcaACTCCAACTCCAAGGCTATATCAGTAGTCAAGCTATCTTCATTTCTTGTAGGGACGGAAGGTAGTATCTGTATGTCTAGTGGTGAGCCTTAATTCTTGGGGAATCATCCTCAGTACCTAGCGTTTAGTAACCTTCAAGATTTAAATCTTAAGATGATATGGCATCCCACCTTGGTCAGCGctcctttctcttcattgtacAAGTTCCCtgagtagagctggcaaacgggcgggacgggctggcttgtgaccaactcgcgggttacgggttaatacaagcctaagcttgcgggttgaaattcttcacgggtggttaTTTATCCAACTcgtgcccgtcccgggtaaagcttgcgggttcacgggtgctcacgggttaaatgatttttgttgagtcaactcgccagaaatcgatttctgggctatttccttccacattcaggccatctaaagtTCCTTTCCTACAACCTAAGTACctaacattcatccaattcatttggtatatcaatttaaaaactcaaaattgcaaaactaaactaattttgcatttaaagaaacacagacacattcaggccatctaaagaTCCTTCctgcaacctaacattcatcaaATTCGAACTCAATTCAATTAACGGATTCAACACCAATGAAATTTACTCATCTTCTCAAACGGGAAAAGGGAAAACACATATAATAGGTTTTTACCGGACAGGGAATTGAAAATCATCGATTCCacaaaatcaaacaagaaaatgCTAGAAATCTAGCTCCAGTTCACACTAAAAACAGACTACGTATTCTTGCTATAAGCCTCTAACCTTCATCAAtctcttcaatcttcatcttcaacagagAACAACAACTTCTTGTTCTTAAACAACAGAAAATTTTCATAGTACTGACCACCACCTCTTACAAATTGTACATACAAATTGAATCACAACCCtagtcttcttcttctatcatAAACTCAATTCTCTTCTCAATTAAATAAAACCACAAACTCAATTGAAGCCCTAATTTCTTCTGGATTTCTCAATTTCAGTTCTTCACTGAAATTAACCCTAACTATTAGTATGAATGTATGATAATCTTCTTATTCATATTCTACTTTTAAAACCCACTCTTAATCACTCAGTTTCACTTCCAATCTCCAACACAGAACCCACATCAGTAGCCGACTAGATCACTAGAACTCaacccaaaaacaaaaagaaaaagaaaagtgaagAAGCAAATAGCTACATCAGTTACTTGAGCTCAGATCCATTATTGTTAAGCTTAGATTTACACAtgcaaagaagaacaaatgaataaaagaaagtaaaaagaagatGGAGGTGGTACTGGATGCGCAGAGGAAGAGAGCAGAGTGGAGAAGAAAAAAGATaggaaagaaagaaaacgatttttttagggttttttgagTTTTATATCACAAAAGAACGGACATGATTAAAGGTAGTAATCATACGGTTGAATTATTTGGAGCGGACGGGTTGACAGGCTTAACCCGCAGATTTActggccgggacgggttaacccgttttttCACAAGCTAATAATTCTCCAACCTGCGCCCGGCTTGTTTAGGGCCAAGCCGGGACGGGCGCGGGTTTTTCACGGGCCGAGCGGGTCAACCTGTGGTTTTTGGAtggtttgccagctctatccCTGAGATTATGTTGCATGATTTAAAATATACCTTGTTGAACGTTGGTTTATCCTTACTACAAGGTATAAAGAGTATTTATGAGTACAGCTGTCTCCCTGAATCATTGATTTAATGAGAATGAATCTACTATCATAAAAGGTATAAAGAGTATTTATGATTTTCAGGGTGTAAAATAGGAAGTATGAGGAAAAGAATTAAGAGTAATTTGGATGGTAAATatggaaaatcaaattcaaataaagATGGACTGATTTCTTTAACCCCCGAAACTCCGGGCAATAAATTTTCTTATCTCTTCATCTTTGCGAATTATAAAGAGAAATATGCAATGCACTGACTTCTTTAAcctaagaaaataaacaaaccctaacttcCCCCTCTCACACACTGCAAGAAACTAGTAAAAAAAAGAGAAGCAAAAATGTCCAGCATTCCAGAAGATCTGTTCCTTCAAATCCTTAAAAGGGTACCCGTGAAAACCACACTTGTATGCAAATGTGTGTGCAAGAAATGGTTAGATCTAATTTCTACTTCTGAGTTTATTAAAATGCATCTTGATTTTAATATCCAAAAGAAGAACTATAATCTCATGCTTAAGAATACTGTTAACGAGTTTAGCAAGTCTTGGCTATTGCAATCCATAAGTTATGATTCGCTATCAGCAACAGGTAGAAATGCATGTCAAGATGGTGTTGTTCAAATGGATTGCCCATTCAAATCTGAAGATTATTGTGTTACATTGAGATGTTCGTATCATGGTTTGGTTTTCCTATGTTTTTCTGATTTTCGTACCAAAACAATCTTGTGTCTTTGGAACCCAGCAACCACTGAATTCAAGATAATTCCCGAACCACCGCGTGTAGATTTCAAGGACATAGAAAGGTTAGATTACTCTGACATCCATACTTTAGGTTATCAATTCCCTGACATCTATAGTATAGGTTATGATCAGAAGATGGATGATTACAAGTTGGTCAAACTCTTAATTGGAGGAAAGAATACTGTAGTCCATATTTATACGTTGGGATCGAATTCTTGGAAATGCATCGGAACCATTCCCTATAAGTTTCCTTATCATAGCGGCCGGTCTGGGGAGATCGTtagtggagctcttcattggttaaTCAAAACAGCTACCAACTTCAAGGCTATAGTCTCATTTGACGTAGCCGAAGAGAGATTTCAAGAATTTCAACTACCAGAAAATTTTCTGGAAAAGAAGGAATCGCTCAATTGTAACACTTGTTTGGCAGACTGTGAAGGTTATCTCTGTTTACTTGTAAATTCTGATAACTATCAATTTGATGTATGGGTTATGCAGGAGTATGGAGTTCACAAATCATGGGCTAAGCTTTCTTCCATTACCCTAACATTTGTTGCGGGAGAATCCTTTTACTCGAGGAATCATGTATGGAGTTCAGATAACAGTTCACGTACGCTTAGGCTTATGTGTTATTTCAAGAACGGTAAAATTTTGTTTGGGTTTTGCGGTGATCTGATTCTGTATGACCTGGAGAGAGAAACATATGAACGTATTCGAACGCTGGTAGGTAATGTGGAAAAATATGTTGAAAGCCTTGTCTCACTTAATTCTAGTACTTACATGAGCAAATTGAAAACTCGAGGCGTTAACTTGAAACttaaaggaaaggatattgtaagTGGTTGGTAGTAGTTTTGACGAAAGAAAATGTCTTATGAGGTCACTATATATGTTGCATTTGACGGATTTCTATGCTTTGTAATTGTTCTATCTTGCAAACCATTTGGTATATGGCAGAGCAATACAATCTCATCTATAGAATTTCGGTTATCTTTTAATTGTTGTCGTTTTTTCGTATTTGATTCTTGTAAACATCCAATATGATGGAACTTTTCTGGGAATATAGGAATCATATATTAGTGCAGTATTATTCTCTTTCTGTTTGCAGTATTGACAAAAATTAATCGGAACCCATATGTTACAGTTAAATATTCAGATATTCAGAATTACTTCTTATTCTAAAATCCCTCATATAAATTAAATGAATGCGAAAATTAAACTTCACAGGCGTACGTCATGAGTAGTACTGTTATTGATGGATGTGAGTAATCCTAAGAGCAActacagtgggcgagtataaccaaatatttGGTCAAAAAACGAGACACATCAGACAGACTATCGATTAAAATCCGGACCAAAGACCaaatcccagactatatttggtccaagaccaagaccaaaaccaaatatagtcgagcgaacgtatagttaacgccccaccatCAGGCGGGGATAAAGtccccgccccacaccaggcgtactTTATACCTCCccccaatttttcttttcttttgggtggggcgggatttatacctccgccccactctttttttttacactttatatatatggggcgggctttatacctccgccccatttttttcttttttttttgttttttgtttttagttttctggaATTTGATCGGGCGAACGTATagtttacgccccacaccaggcgaacgtatagtgcacgctcgaccaaatttagtcttctgcccgtagcgtcacacaccagactaaactcaaatt
Coding sequences within:
- the LOC113271940 gene encoding F-box protein CPR1-like — its product is MSSIPEDLFLQILKRVPVKTTLVCKCVCKKWLDLISTSEFIKMHLDFNIQKKNYNLMLKNTVNEFSKSWLLQSISYDSLSATGRNACQDGVVQMDCPFKSEDYCVTLRCSYHGLVFLCFSDFRTKTILCLWNPATTEFKIIPEPPRVDFKDIERLDYSDIHTLGYQFPDIYSIGYDQKMDDYKLVKLLIGGKNTVVHIYTLGSNSWKCIGTIPYKFPYHSGRSGEIVSGALHWLIKTATNFKAIVSFDVAEERFQEFQLPENFLEKKESLNCNTCLADCEGYLCLLVNSDNYQFDVWVMQEYGVHKSWAKLSSITLTFVAGESFYSRNHVWSSDNSSRTLRLMCYFKNGKILFGFCGDLILYDLERETYERIRTLVGNVEKYVESLVSLNSSTYMSKLKTRGVNLKLKGKDIVSGW